A window of the Cystobacter fuscus genome harbors these coding sequences:
- a CDS encoding (Fe-S)-binding protein, giving the protein MSPIITGLLLTVGVSVFVMTMAGRIGALLAMKPENRLDRIPQRTIALLKFGLGQKRMVDPEERTAGLMHVFIFAAFMVLALRTIMMFVMGFSETALEVLTNLQAPFWAEHPGVLLVYKLYLLAKDGVAALALLGSAYFVWLRGSVKPDRLSPSWEAFLILGFISGLMVTEFFFGGSHMVPREQTMPLATGNYVWWEPVTSVFGMVMRPLGYPVAHALGLAGFWIHLAIILAFLNFLPVGKHFHVITGLPNVFFQRLAPKDDPRTTQSAKLSTPNLEKEEFGAATIKDLTWKQGLDLYSCTECGRCQTHCPTYITGKPLTHKGVNQDLKHWVWDHQMWVEEGRGPSGIVEPLPEMIGSALKAETVWACTSCGWCETACPVFIENVPRLIDMRRYQVQVKAEFPPEIQRVFEGMERQGNPWGLGQDRRDEWAEDLALPTWGDGGGPYEYLFFVGCAGSYDDKQKKVSRALVKILREAGVSFATLSKQEMCNGDSARRMGNEYLYQTLAKTNVETWNAMGVKAVITQCPHCFNTIKNEYPEFGGEYQVINHTQLINQLLKEKRIKLSQVMNQKLTYHDPCYLGRHNGVYDAPREVLNAIPGLEVVEMQRSKREGFCCGAGGGRMWMEEHIGTRINHNRVNEVALTLKHAEDPSTPYPDATDKKKPGMVGDYKEPGGKGVVAVACPFCSTMLNDAVNDTGREQSIKVKDITELVADAMEVRQGAGTVAPSSVVSAKPE; this is encoded by the coding sequence ATGAGTCCCATCATCACAGGCCTGCTGCTCACCGTCGGAGTCTCCGTCTTCGTCATGACCATGGCCGGGCGCATTGGCGCCCTGCTGGCGATGAAGCCGGAGAACCGGTTGGATCGCATTCCCCAGCGCACGATCGCGCTCCTGAAATTCGGCCTCGGACAGAAGCGCATGGTGGACCCGGAGGAGCGCACCGCGGGTCTCATGCACGTGTTCATCTTCGCGGCGTTCATGGTGCTGGCGCTGCGCACCATCATGATGTTCGTGATGGGCTTCTCCGAGACGGCGCTGGAGGTGCTCACCAACCTGCAGGCGCCGTTCTGGGCGGAGCATCCGGGCGTGCTGCTCGTCTACAAGCTCTACCTGCTGGCGAAGGACGGGGTGGCGGCGCTGGCGCTGTTGGGCTCGGCCTACTTCGTGTGGCTGCGCGGCAGCGTGAAGCCGGACCGGCTCAGCCCCTCGTGGGAGGCGTTCCTCATCCTCGGCTTCATCTCCGGCCTGATGGTGACGGAGTTCTTCTTCGGCGGCAGCCACATGGTGCCGCGCGAGCAGACGATGCCGCTGGCCACGGGCAACTACGTGTGGTGGGAGCCCGTCACCAGCGTGTTCGGCATGGTGATGCGCCCCCTGGGCTACCCGGTGGCCCACGCGCTGGGCCTGGCGGGCTTCTGGATCCACCTGGCCATCATCCTCGCGTTCCTCAACTTCCTGCCCGTGGGCAAGCACTTCCACGTCATCACCGGCCTGCCCAACGTCTTCTTCCAGCGCCTGGCGCCCAAGGACGATCCGCGCACCACCCAGAGCGCGAAGCTGTCCACGCCCAACCTGGAGAAGGAGGAGTTCGGCGCCGCGACCATCAAGGACCTCACGTGGAAGCAGGGCCTGGACCTGTACTCGTGCACCGAGTGCGGCCGTTGCCAGACGCACTGCCCCACGTACATCACCGGCAAGCCGCTCACGCACAAGGGCGTGAACCAGGACCTGAAGCACTGGGTGTGGGACCACCAGATGTGGGTGGAGGAGGGTCGGGGCCCGTCGGGCATCGTGGAGCCCCTGCCGGAGATGATCGGCAGCGCGCTCAAGGCGGAGACGGTGTGGGCGTGCACGAGCTGCGGCTGGTGCGAGACGGCGTGCCCGGTGTTCATCGAGAACGTGCCGCGGCTCATCGACATGCGCCGCTACCAGGTGCAGGTGAAGGCGGAGTTCCCGCCGGAAATCCAGCGCGTGTTCGAGGGCATGGAGCGCCAGGGCAACCCCTGGGGCCTCGGGCAGGACCGGCGCGACGAGTGGGCGGAGGATCTGGCGCTGCCGACCTGGGGTGATGGCGGCGGCCCGTACGAGTACCTCTTCTTCGTGGGGTGCGCGGGCAGCTACGACGACAAGCAGAAGAAGGTGAGCCGGGCGCTGGTGAAGATCTTGCGCGAGGCGGGGGTGAGCTTCGCCACGCTGAGCAAGCAGGAGATGTGCAACGGGGACTCGGCGCGCCGCATGGGCAACGAGTACCTGTACCAGACGCTGGCCAAGACGAACGTGGAGACGTGGAACGCCATGGGCGTCAAGGCGGTCATCACCCAGTGCCCGCACTGCTTCAACACCATCAAGAACGAGTACCCGGAGTTCGGCGGCGAGTACCAGGTCATCAACCACACGCAGCTCATCAACCAGTTGCTCAAGGAGAAGCGCATCAAGCTCTCCCAGGTGATGAACCAGAAGCTCACCTACCACGACCCCTGCTACCTGGGCCGGCACAACGGCGTGTACGACGCGCCTCGCGAGGTGCTCAACGCCATTCCGGGTCTGGAGGTGGTGGAGATGCAGCGCAGCAAGCGCGAGGGCTTCTGCTGCGGCGCGGGTGGCGGGCGCATGTGGATGGAGGAGCACATCGGCACGCGCATCAACCACAACCGCGTCAACGAGGTGGCCCTCACGCTCAAGCACGCCGAGGACCCGAGCACGCCGTACCCCGACGCCACGGACAAGAAGAAGCCGGGCATGGTGGGCGACTACAAGGAGCCGGGTGGCAAGGGCGTGGTGGCGGTGGCCTGCCCGTTCTGCTCGACGATGCTCAACGACGCGGTGAACGACACGGGCCGCGAGCAGAGCATCAAGGTGAAGGACATCACCGAGCTGGTCGCCGACGCCATGGAGGTCCGCCAGGGCGCGGGCACCGTGGCCCCGAGCAGCGTGGTGAGCGCCAAGCCGGAGTGA
- a CDS encoding Gfo/Idh/MocA family protein, with protein sequence MTFDETRRWTRRRLLETTGGLLGAGLWLPETALAAAGEVKLPPMKASTEVESPLPTPQEPDKRVGFAIVGLGRLSLEELLPAFGECKKAKLVALVSGDEDKARTVAAQYGVSEKNLYDYKNYDALKDNPEVQVVYIVLPNNMHAEYTVRAAKAGKHVLCEKPMANSVAECQQMIDACRAAKKQLMVAYRLQYEPHHRATIQLARSKKLGALKLFSADNGQNQAPDAQWRHKKALAGGGALPDVGIYCLNAARYLSGEEPVEVWGSMYSTPGDARFKEVEENFLFTLRFPSGLIAQCTTGYGHHESRRLRLMGSEAWVDMDPAFAYSGLRMRISRKSPEDPKASDTVERSLPQSSQFAREMDHFAECVQNNRQPHTPGEEGLQDMRIIEALYRAAREGKSQKLEAVAKQDAFRGPAPFEG encoded by the coding sequence ATGACCTTCGACGAGACCCGGCGCTGGACCCGACGCAGGCTGTTGGAGACGACGGGAGGACTGCTCGGCGCGGGGCTCTGGCTTCCCGAGACGGCCCTGGCGGCCGCGGGCGAGGTGAAGCTGCCGCCCATGAAGGCCTCCACCGAGGTGGAGTCCCCGCTGCCCACACCGCAGGAGCCCGACAAGCGCGTGGGCTTCGCCATCGTGGGCCTGGGCCGGCTGTCGCTCGAGGAGCTGCTGCCCGCCTTCGGCGAGTGCAAGAAGGCGAAGCTCGTGGCGCTGGTGAGCGGTGACGAGGACAAGGCGCGCACCGTGGCGGCCCAGTACGGCGTGTCCGAGAAGAACCTCTACGACTACAAGAACTACGACGCGCTCAAGGACAACCCGGAGGTGCAGGTCGTCTACATCGTGCTGCCCAACAACATGCACGCCGAGTACACGGTGCGCGCGGCCAAGGCGGGCAAGCACGTGCTGTGCGAGAAGCCCATGGCCAACAGCGTGGCCGAGTGCCAGCAGATGATCGACGCGTGCCGCGCGGCGAAGAAGCAGCTCATGGTGGCCTACCGGCTCCAGTACGAGCCGCACCACCGGGCCACCATCCAGCTCGCGCGGAGCAAGAAGCTCGGGGCGCTCAAGCTCTTCAGCGCCGACAACGGACAGAACCAGGCGCCGGACGCGCAGTGGCGACACAAGAAGGCCCTGGCGGGCGGCGGCGCGCTGCCGGACGTGGGCATCTACTGCCTGAATGCCGCGCGCTACCTGAGCGGCGAGGAGCCCGTGGAGGTGTGGGGCTCCATGTACAGCACTCCCGGCGACGCGCGCTTCAAGGAGGTGGAGGAGAACTTCCTCTTCACCCTGCGCTTTCCCTCGGGGCTCATCGCGCAGTGCACCACGGGCTACGGCCATCATGAGAGCCGACGCCTGCGCCTGATGGGCTCGGAGGCGTGGGTCGACATGGATCCCGCCTTCGCCTACAGCGGTCTGCGCATGCGGATTTCCCGCAAGTCCCCGGAGGACCCCAAGGCGTCGGACACCGTGGAGCGCAGCCTGCCCCAGTCCAGCCAGTTCGCCCGGGAGATGGATCACTTCGCCGAGTGCGTGCAGAACAACCGCCAGCCGCACACGCCCGGGGAGGAGGGCCTGCAGGACATGCGCATCATCGAGGCGCTCTACCGCGCGGCGCGTGAGGGCAAGTCGCAGAAGCTGGAGGCCGTGGCGAAGCAGGACGCCTTCCGCGGACCAGCGCCCTTCGAGGGATAG
- a CDS encoding M4 family metallopeptidase, translated as MIVSNKQTPVASPLSPAVPAAAPQAPVAAPKSQQAPAAAKGFESGSTFATAARPAVALSASAASSASTGPLSLDSQEAKAAIQKSLDFLGGSTRGVVSSPGAASSVTPRQVFKDELGMTHVRLDRTHEGTKVFAEQVISHLDKDGKVADVTGQLSSIPKGLGSAPVKLEAKDALAIAQKQFAGSTDRAPTSERVVVKGNDGQYHAAYHVQLSNTSSFKADQGPRRMNYLVDANTGELLKSFNQMGGIEVPHAKAGPSTPTTPSTPSTPSTPVAGKADDTTLYSGKVDLSTTKQANGSYTLEDKSRGGGVVTYDAKNRSTASGTTPFTDANDVWGEAGDNARTKAAVDAHYGAEMTYDFMKDVLGRNSLDGKGEKLVSYVHVNEQDGGAMVNAYWDGEKMNYGDGDGKNAGPLTTLDIAGHEIAHGLTERTAGLIYDGESGGLNESFSDIIGSGVEWYAAQKNKSVEFDWKVGEDAWTPANGTGDALRYMDDPTKDGYSVDHYSNYPKQTEVHGSSGIANNAFYLVTEGGKNRTSGLGVDGGIGMDKSQKIFGRALTTYMTPNTTFAQAREATVKAATDLYGAKSVEVQKVKDAWTAVGVK; from the coding sequence ATGATCGTCTCCAACAAGCAGACCCCGGTCGCCTCACCCCTGTCCCCCGCCGTCCCCGCCGCCGCGCCCCAGGCGCCCGTCGCCGCCCCCAAGAGCCAGCAGGCTCCCGCCGCCGCCAAGGGCTTCGAGTCCGGCTCGACCTTCGCCACCGCCGCCCGTCCCGCCGTGGCCCTCTCCGCCTCCGCGGCCTCCTCCGCCAGCACCGGCCCCCTGTCTCTCGACAGCCAGGAGGCGAAGGCCGCCATCCAGAAGTCGCTCGACTTCCTCGGGGGCTCCACGCGCGGTGTGGTCTCCTCGCCGGGCGCCGCCTCCTCCGTCACGCCCCGCCAGGTGTTCAAGGACGAGCTGGGCATGACGCACGTGCGCCTGGACCGCACCCACGAGGGCACCAAGGTCTTCGCCGAGCAGGTCATCAGCCACCTGGACAAGGACGGCAAGGTGGCCGACGTCACCGGTCAGCTCTCCAGCATCCCCAAGGGTCTGGGCTCGGCGCCCGTGAAGCTCGAGGCCAAGGACGCGCTCGCCATCGCCCAGAAGCAGTTCGCGGGCTCCACGGACCGCGCCCCCACCTCCGAGCGCGTCGTCGTCAAGGGCAACGACGGCCAGTACCACGCCGCCTACCACGTGCAGCTCAGCAACACCTCGAGCTTCAAGGCCGACCAGGGGCCGCGCCGCATGAACTACCTGGTGGACGCCAACACCGGTGAGTTGCTCAAGAGCTTCAACCAGATGGGCGGCATCGAGGTGCCGCACGCCAAGGCGGGCCCGTCCACTCCGACCACGCCCTCCACGCCTTCCACTCCCTCCACCCCGGTCGCGGGCAAGGCGGATGACACCACGCTCTACAGCGGCAAGGTGGACCTCTCGACCACGAAGCAGGCCAATGGCTCCTACACGCTGGAGGACAAGAGCCGGGGCGGAGGCGTGGTGACGTACGACGCGAAGAACAGGTCGACGGCCAGCGGCACGACGCCCTTCACCGACGCCAACGACGTGTGGGGCGAGGCGGGCGACAACGCGCGCACCAAGGCGGCGGTGGACGCGCACTACGGCGCGGAGATGACGTACGACTTCATGAAGGACGTGCTCGGCCGCAACTCGCTGGATGGCAAGGGCGAGAAGCTCGTCTCCTACGTGCACGTGAACGAGCAGGACGGCGGCGCCATGGTCAACGCCTACTGGGACGGCGAGAAGATGAACTACGGCGATGGCGACGGGAAGAACGCCGGTCCGCTCACCACGCTGGACATCGCGGGCCACGAGATCGCCCACGGCCTCACCGAGCGCACCGCGGGCCTCATCTACGACGGCGAGTCCGGCGGCCTCAACGAGTCCTTCAGCGACATCATCGGCTCGGGCGTGGAGTGGTACGCCGCGCAGAAGAACAAGTCGGTGGAGTTCGACTGGAAGGTGGGCGAGGACGCGTGGACGCCGGCCAACGGCACCGGGGATGCGCTGCGCTACATGGACGATCCGACCAAGGATGGCTACTCGGTCGACCACTACAGCAACTACCCGAAGCAGACGGAGGTGCACGGCTCGAGCGGCATCGCCAACAACGCCTTCTACCTGGTGACCGAGGGCGGGAAGAATCGCACGTCGGGCCTGGGCGTGGACGGCGGCATCGGCATGGACAAGAGCCAGAAGATCTTCGGCCGGGCGCTCACCACGTACATGACGCCCAACACCACCTTCGCCCAGGCGCGCGAGGCCACCGTCAAGGCGGCCACGGACCTGTACGGCGCGAAGTCGGTGGAGGTGCAGAAGGTGAAGGACGCCTGGACGGCGGTGGGCGTGAAGTGA
- a CDS encoding TolB family protein: MKALVRILGLAAVAGLAAACEPLDIDFGGGGGGGGGGGAFSSGFVFVRNGAGGRNVYAVDEDGDANSPLRLTTEGGAYEPTVSRSGLVVVFVYRSGATWEIRRVPTTGTGQASTVFSNASTSCSNCANFRYPTISPTGETIVFTLTRNNTPSLAKVNIDGTGFQVFASGTYSYGAASFYPDGRSVLVAAGFGANQLSTLLNVNVTTGASNVITSSLGNTGAVSVVSRAVVSPDGTRVAFDGQTNNGSQIFVGQLGSQNLSSVTQLTRHTGEFGVMDTWPSWRGSTEVTFLSNSGGNDNIYRISIATTGTGTLVVPGALEPSYGGT; the protein is encoded by the coding sequence ATGAAGGCGTTGGTACGGATTCTTGGACTGGCCGCGGTGGCCGGGCTGGCGGCGGCGTGTGAGCCGCTGGACATCGATTTCGGGGGCGGTGGTGGTGGTGGTGGCGGCGGCGGAGCCTTCAGCAGTGGCTTCGTCTTCGTGCGCAACGGCGCGGGGGGCCGCAACGTGTACGCGGTGGATGAGGATGGCGACGCCAACTCGCCGCTGCGGCTGACCACCGAGGGCGGGGCGTACGAGCCCACGGTGTCGCGCAGCGGCCTGGTCGTGGTGTTCGTGTACCGCTCGGGCGCGACGTGGGAGATTCGCAGGGTGCCCACCACGGGCACGGGTCAGGCCTCCACGGTCTTCTCCAACGCGAGCACCTCCTGCTCGAACTGCGCCAACTTCCGCTACCCCACGATCAGCCCCACCGGGGAGACGATCGTCTTCACCCTGACGAGGAACAACACCCCCTCGCTGGCGAAGGTGAACATCGACGGGACGGGCTTCCAGGTCTTCGCCAGTGGCACCTACTCCTACGGCGCGGCGTCCTTCTATCCGGATGGCCGCAGCGTGCTCGTGGCGGCGGGCTTCGGCGCCAACCAGTTGAGCACGCTGCTCAACGTGAACGTGACGACGGGCGCCTCCAACGTCATCACCAGCAGCCTCGGCAACACGGGCGCGGTGTCGGTGGTGTCGCGCGCCGTGGTGTCCCCGGACGGTACGCGCGTGGCCTTCGATGGGCAGACGAACAACGGCTCGCAGATCTTCGTGGGCCAGCTGGGCAGCCAGAACCTCTCCAGCGTGACGCAGCTCACCCGGCACACCGGGGAGTTCGGCGTGATGGACACCTGGCCGAGCTGGCGCGGCAGCACCGAGGTGACGTTCCTGTCCAACTCGGGCGGCAACGACAACATCTACCGCATCAGCATCGCCACCACCGGTACGGGCACCCTCGTGGTGCCGGGCGCGCTCGAGCCCTCCTACGGCGGCACGTAG
- a CDS encoding DUF779 domain-containing protein: MPTERVTVTPAAEALLRKMQGLHGPLLFHQSGGCCDGSAPMCFPRQEFRVGQEDVYLGTIVDTPFYIGGSQFEYWQHTHLTVDVVKGRGSGFSVEAPEGVRFLIRSRVFTDDEYAALQREGPPPRGPQPD, from the coding sequence ATGCCCACCGAGCGCGTCACCGTCACGCCCGCCGCCGAGGCCCTGCTGCGCAAGATGCAGGGCCTCCACGGCCCCCTCCTGTTCCATCAGTCCGGAGGGTGCTGTGACGGCAGCGCGCCCATGTGCTTTCCCCGGCAGGAGTTCCGCGTGGGCCAGGAGGACGTGTACCTGGGCACCATCGTGGACACGCCCTTCTACATCGGTGGCTCCCAGTTCGAGTACTGGCAGCACACCCACCTCACGGTGGACGTGGTGAAGGGACGTGGCAGCGGTTTCTCCGTGGAGGCCCCCGAGGGGGTGCGCTTCCTCATCCGCTCCCGGGTCTTCACGGACGACGAGTACGCCGCGCTCCAGCGGGAGGGGCCGCCGCCCCGGGGCCCCCAGCCAGACTGA
- a CDS encoding thioredoxin family protein, whose protein sequence is MKSLFSAVALSLSLVSPVVAFAAETAEVGKPAPAFSLKDESGKEHSLAQYKGKIVVLEWTNPDCPFVKRHYTANTMQKTFGGYDAQKVVWLAVDSTNTNAPEKSAAWKKEKGFTYPVLQDPSGQVGKQYAAKTTPHMYVIDAQGVLRYEGAIDDDPRGNKKAGTPTNYVKGAVDALLSGKPVPSATTEAYGCSVKYKS, encoded by the coding sequence ATGAAATCCCTTTTCTCCGCTGTCGCCCTCTCGCTGTCCCTGGTCTCCCCCGTGGTGGCGTTCGCCGCGGAGACGGCAGAGGTGGGCAAGCCCGCTCCGGCCTTCTCCCTCAAGGACGAGTCGGGCAAGGAGCACTCGCTCGCGCAGTACAAGGGCAAGATCGTCGTCCTCGAGTGGACCAACCCCGACTGCCCCTTCGTGAAGCGCCACTACACCGCCAACACCATGCAGAAGACGTTCGGCGGCTATGACGCCCAGAAGGTGGTGTGGCTGGCGGTGGACTCCACCAACACCAACGCGCCCGAGAAGTCCGCCGCCTGGAAGAAGGAGAAGGGCTTCACCTATCCCGTGCTCCAGGACCCCAGCGGCCAGGTGGGCAAGCAGTACGCCGCCAAGACGACGCCGCACATGTACGTCATCGATGCGCAGGGCGTGCTGCGCTACGAGGGCGCCATCGACGACGACCCGCGCGGCAACAAGAAGGCCGGCACCCCCACCAACTACGTGAAGGGCGCCGTGGACGCGCTGCTCTCCGGCAAGCCCGTGCCCTCGGCCACCACCGAGGCCTATGGCTGCTCGGTGAAGTACAAGAGCTAG
- a CDS encoding protein-disulfide reductase DsbD family protein, whose amino-acid sequence MTRPRVGRSSWGALVFCLGGLSLASSAWGAPPPATAVSQGALDEGTPRVKATLLTDVTEVKPGDTFRVGVRFELHPGWHVYWKNPGESGLPSEIVWDTPGTTVGPLEWPLPSTLRTADGFITTYGYEGEVLLAAEARASDKAEGSLQLSAAADVLVCEINCLPAQLMLTRNVPVGPRTVKDAEHVPAFDAAHARVPVPTESTPYQVALALDSQTLTTGQPFTGTLTLKGAEGAPVPTVDKDFFVPDRIPGIAQLALSEVKGQPGTFKVEGKASLKVPPSHPRFLGVLRLGPAATPSHALALDLPLAPVVAAVPASPAAPKGVATATASAAAPAAGSEDLSLGLVFLFAFLGGALLNLMPCVFPVLALKAYGFTRTVGESRGRVGAHALAYTGGIVGSLLVLALAVLGLRAAGHGVGWGFQFQEPLFVAAVAAVLVAFSLNLFGVFNVGTDGTALVEKVDSSHGLTRSAGEGVLAVVLATPCSAPLLGTAVGFALAQGPVTVLATFLFMGLGLALPFCLLVLVPGLAKRLPKPGPWMDHGKKLLGFALLATTVWLVWVMGGLTGVDGMARLLAFLTVVALGAWIYGLLQDSTGGRKVMGMVAVLALLVGGGVGLLRFEELRGAAPREASAHAWSEEAVAAALAAGQPVFIDFTADWCLTCKFNERTVLQREEVRAAFSQHNVAFFVADWTRRDAAISAKLAEFGRAGVPMYLLVSPSAPGKPEVLSELLTADSLIESIRRASGRVADAT is encoded by the coding sequence ATGACGCGGCCACGGGTAGGACGTTCAAGCTGGGGAGCACTTGTCTTCTGTCTGGGAGGGCTGTCGCTCGCCTCCAGCGCGTGGGGTGCGCCACCTCCCGCCACGGCCGTGAGCCAGGGCGCCCTGGACGAGGGCACCCCTCGGGTGAAGGCCACGCTGCTCACGGACGTGACCGAGGTGAAGCCCGGAGACACCTTCCGGGTGGGGGTGCGCTTCGAGCTGCACCCGGGCTGGCACGTCTATTGGAAGAACCCCGGCGAGTCGGGTCTGCCCTCGGAGATCGTCTGGGACACGCCGGGCACCACCGTGGGCCCCCTGGAGTGGCCACTGCCCTCCACCCTGCGCACCGCGGACGGCTTCATCACCACCTACGGCTACGAGGGCGAGGTGCTGCTGGCCGCCGAGGCCCGGGCCTCGGACAAGGCCGAGGGCTCCCTGCAGTTGTCGGCCGCGGCGGACGTGCTGGTGTGTGAGATCAACTGTCTGCCCGCCCAGCTCATGCTCACGCGCAACGTGCCCGTGGGCCCGCGCACCGTGAAGGACGCCGAGCACGTGCCGGCCTTCGACGCGGCGCACGCGCGCGTGCCGGTGCCGACGGAGTCCACCCCCTACCAGGTGGCGCTCGCGCTGGACTCGCAGACGCTCACCACCGGCCAGCCCTTCACCGGCACCCTCACCCTGAAGGGCGCGGAGGGCGCGCCGGTGCCCACGGTGGACAAGGACTTCTTCGTCCCCGATCGCATCCCCGGCATCGCCCAGCTCGCCCTGTCCGAGGTGAAGGGACAGCCCGGCACCTTCAAGGTGGAGGGCAAGGCCTCCCTCAAGGTGCCCCCGAGCCACCCCCGCTTCCTGGGCGTGCTGCGCCTGGGGCCCGCCGCCACGCCCTCGCACGCGCTGGCGTTGGATCTGCCGCTCGCGCCCGTGGTGGCCGCGGTCCCGGCTTCCCCGGCGGCTCCCAAGGGGGTGGCCACGGCGACCGCTTCGGCCGCGGCGCCCGCCGCCGGCTCCGAGGACTTGTCGCTCGGACTGGTGTTCCTCTTCGCCTTCCTCGGTGGCGCGCTGCTCAACCTCATGCCGTGCGTCTTCCCGGTGCTGGCGCTCAAGGCCTATGGCTTCACCCGCACGGTGGGCGAGTCTCGCGGCCGGGTGGGCGCGCACGCGCTCGCGTACACCGGCGGCATCGTGGGCTCGCTGCTGGTGCTGGCGCTCGCGGTGCTGGGCCTGCGCGCGGCCGGACACGGCGTGGGCTGGGGCTTCCAGTTCCAGGAGCCGCTCTTCGTCGCCGCCGTGGCCGCGGTGCTCGTGGCCTTCAGCCTCAACCTCTTCGGCGTCTTCAACGTGGGCACCGACGGCACCGCCCTCGTGGAGAAGGTGGACTCGAGCCACGGCCTGACGCGCAGCGCGGGCGAGGGAGTCCTCGCCGTGGTGCTCGCCACGCCCTGCTCGGCGCCGCTGCTCGGCACCGCGGTGGGCTTCGCGCTCGCGCAGGGGCCCGTCACCGTCCTCGCCACCTTCCTCTTCATGGGCCTGGGCCTCGCGCTCCCCTTCTGCCTGCTGGTGCTCGTGCCGGGGCTCGCCAAGCGCCTGCCCAAGCCCGGTCCGTGGATGGACCACGGCAAGAAGCTGCTCGGCTTCGCGCTCCTGGCCACCACGGTGTGGCTCGTGTGGGTGATGGGCGGCCTCACCGGCGTGGACGGCATGGCGCGGCTGCTCGCCTTCCTCACGGTGGTGGCGCTGGGCGCGTGGATCTACGGCCTGCTGCAGGACTCCACCGGTGGGCGCAAGGTGATGGGCATGGTGGCGGTGCTGGCGCTGCTCGTCGGAGGCGGGGTCGGGCTCCTGCGCTTCGAGGAGCTGCGCGGCGCGGCGCCCCGGGAGGCCTCGGCCCATGCGTGGAGCGAGGAGGCGGTGGCCGCGGCGCTCGCGGCCGGCCAGCCCGTCTTCATCGACTTCACCGCCGACTGGTGCCTCACCTGCAAGTTCAACGAGCGCACCGTGCTGCAGCGCGAGGAGGTGCGCGCCGCCTTCTCCCAGCACAACGTGGCCTTCTTCGTGGCGGACTGGACGCGGCGTGACGCGGCCATCAGCGCGAAGCTCGCCGAGTTCGGCCGCGCGGGCGTCCCCATGTACCTGCTGGTGAGCCCCTCCGCGCCGGGCAAGCCCGAGGTGCTCAGCGAGCTGCTCACCGCCGACTCCCTCATCGAATCCATTCGCCGCGCCTCGGGCCGCGTGGCGGATGCCACCTGA
- a CDS encoding vWA domain-containing protein gives MKLTAWAVERDGVMGRDVHLLVTVEAEADAPRAPVAVNLVLDRSASMRGAPMAAAVEAALLLVERAGPKDYLGLLAFDGVPEQLSPLRIMDSEARAQLVERLSALKTGQGTALHEAVDSGAAAIRRLFVPGARPKMLVLTDGEPSVGPRGLPEFRTLGVTVAESGISLHALGLGRHYLPEILEALTGPSGTGFTHVDDAEGLPMATAALVAELFGEVGTYGRVFVRPTGFSELQCRHRYPARSEVDALSVGLGSLSHAFARRALFTGRLESADWSLGVTTTWMENGDTRRVAVPVQRALPDSPEGRLIRAVGVELDLVAAESASWKALLRRNPPAAEQALVTAESALRELFELGVNEVPPKRHEERLVDLRRAVERKGAELPALLVRRARAEDARTGLSIVQHLLAPSSKAGR, from the coding sequence ATGAAGCTGACGGCCTGGGCGGTCGAGCGCGACGGGGTGATGGGTCGGGACGTTCACCTGCTCGTGACCGTGGAGGCCGAGGCGGATGCTCCCCGCGCTCCCGTGGCGGTGAACCTGGTGCTCGATCGGAGCGCTTCCATGCGGGGCGCGCCCATGGCCGCCGCGGTGGAGGCCGCGCTGCTGCTCGTCGAGCGCGCCGGTCCCAAGGACTACCTGGGCCTGCTCGCCTTCGACGGCGTGCCCGAGCAGCTCTCGCCCCTGCGCATCATGGACTCGGAGGCCCGCGCCCAACTGGTCGAGCGCCTGTCGGCGCTCAAGACGGGGCAGGGCACCGCGCTGCACGAGGCGGTGGACTCCGGCGCCGCCGCCATCCGCCGGCTGTTCGTCCCGGGCGCGCGGCCGAAGATGCTGGTGCTCACCGATGGAGAGCCCTCGGTGGGCCCGCGTGGCCTCCCCGAGTTCCGCACGCTGGGCGTCACGGTGGCCGAGTCCGGCATCTCCCTGCACGCGCTGGGGCTCGGGCGGCACTACCTGCCGGAAATCCTGGAGGCGCTCACCGGCCCCTCGGGGACGGGCTTCACCCACGTGGACGACGCGGAGGGGCTGCCCATGGCCACCGCGGCCCTGGTGGCCGAGCTCTTCGGCGAGGTGGGCACCTATGGCCGCGTCTTCGTGCGCCCCACGGGCTTCTCCGAGCTGCAGTGCCGCCACCGCTACCCGGCGCGCTCGGAAGTGGATGCGCTGAGCGTGGGGCTCGGCTCGCTGTCGCATGCCTTCGCGCGCCGGGCCCTGTTCACCGGACGCCTGGAGTCGGCCGACTGGTCGCTCGGCGTGACGACCACGTGGATGGAGAATGGGGATACGCGCCGCGTCGCCGTGCCCGTGCAGCGCGCCCTGCCGGACAGCCCCGAGGGCCGGCTCATCCGCGCGGTGGGCGTGGAGCTGGACCTGGTGGCGGCCGAGTCCGCCTCGTGGAAGGCGCTCTTGCGGCGCAATCCCCCCGCCGCCGAGCAGGCCCTGGTGACGGCCGAGTCCGCCCTGCGTGAACTCTTCGAGCTGGGCGTGAACGAAGTGCCCCCCAAGCGGCACGAGGAGCGGCTGGTGGACCTGCGGCGGGCGGTGGAGCGCAAGGGCGCCGAGCTGCCAGCGCTGCTCGTGCGCCGCGCCCGGGCCGAGGACGCGCGTACGGGATTGAGTATCGTGCAGCACCTGCTCGCCCCCAGCAGCAAGGCGGGGCGCTGA